In a single window of the Oncorhynchus tshawytscha isolate Ot180627B unplaced genomic scaffold, Otsh_v2.0 Un_contig_4883_pilon_pilon, whole genome shotgun sequence genome:
- the LOC121844993 gene encoding involucrin-like, with amino-acid sequence MVCVAVDAGHTEMVELLVREGGEVNGTYTRHCGSKRSCLHQAALKRCSIPRPEQPSGSLSRPEQPSGSLSRPEQPSGSLSRPEQSSGSLSRPEQPSGSLSRPEQSSGSLSRPEQSSGSLSRPEQPSGSLSRPEQPSGSLSRPEQPSGSLSRPEQPSGSLSRPEQPNGSLSRPEQPNGSILTGEELCGLLCEGLSQLFYTSYWFPLLLSGRTGTLPTAASSI; translated from the exons ATGGTCTGTGTAGCTGTAGACGCTGGACACACAGAGATGGTGGAGTTGCTGGTTCGGGAAGGTGGAGAGGTCAACGGAACATACACAAGACACTGTGGCTCCAAGAGATCCTGCCTTCATCAGGCTGCTCTTAAG AGATGCAGTATACCCAGACCAGAGCAGCCGAGCGGGAGCCTCTCAAGACCAGAGCAGCCGAGCGGGAGCCTCTCCAGACCAGAGCAGCCGAGCGGCAGCCTCTCCAGACCAGAGCAGTCGAGCGGCAGCCTCTCCAGACCAGAGCAGCCGAGCGGGAGCCTCTCCAGACCAGAGCAGTCGAGCGGGAGCCTCTCCAGACCAGAGCAGTCGAGCGGGAGCCTCTCCAGACCAGAGCAGCCGAGCGGGAGCCTCTCCAGACCAGAGCAGCCGAGCGGGAGCCTCTCCAGACCAGAGCAGCCGAGCGGGAGCCTCTCCAGACCAGAGCAGCCGAGCGGGAGCCTCTCCAGACCAGAGCAGCCGAATGGGAGCCTCTCCAGACCAGAGCAGCCGAATGGGAGCATTCTCACTGGAGAGGAGTTATGTGGACTGTTGTGTGAGGGCCTCAGTCAGTTGTTCTACACCTCCTACTGGTTCCCCCTGCTACTTTCAGGCAGGACTGGAACCCTCCCTACAGCTGCATCCAGCATCTAA